A single region of the Blattabacterium sp. (Cryptocercus kyebangensis) genome encodes:
- a CDS encoding ATP-dependent Clp protease proteolytic subunit, with product MNYHKKNSEEFVRFAVKDQRINSLFIDQYIKMMTPYIVEERKLNVAQMDVFSRLMMDRVIFLGTPIEDQIANIVQAQLLFLQSVDTSKDIQIYINSPGGDVHAGLGIYDTMQIIEPDVATICTGVAASMAAVLLCSGVKNKRSGLKHSRIMIHQPIGGTHGQASDIEITVREILKLKRELYDIISIHSGSPIEKIEKDSDRDYWMTSEEAKEYGMIDEVLKSKKI from the coding sequence ATGAATTATCATAAAAAAAATTCTGAAGAATTTGTGAGATTTGCTGTAAAAGATCAAAGGATAAATAGTTTATTTATAGATCAATATATTAAAATGATGACTCCTTATATTGTTGAAGAACGTAAATTAAATGTAGCTCAAATGGATGTTTTTTCTCGTTTAATGATGGATCGTGTGATTTTTTTAGGAACTCCTATAGAAGATCAAATAGCTAATATAGTTCAGGCACAATTGTTATTTTTGCAATCGGTAGATACATCAAAAGATATACAAATCTATATTAACTCACCTGGAGGTGATGTTCATGCTGGATTAGGAATATATGATACAATGCAGATTATTGAACCAGATGTAGCTACTATTTGTACAGGAGTAGCTGCTTCTATGGCCGCTGTTTTACTTTGTTCTGGAGTTAAAAATAAAAGATCTGGATTGAAACATTCTAGAATTATGATTCATCAACCTATAGGAGGGACCCATGGACAAGCTTCAGATATTGAAATTACCGTTCGTGAAATTTTGAAATTAAAAAGGGAACTTTATGATATTATCTCCATACATTCAGGATCTCCAATTGAAAAAATTGAAAAAGATTCAGATAGAGATTATTGGATGACTTCTGAAGAAGCTAAAGAATATGGGATGATCGACGAAGTACTAAAATCTAAAAAAATATAA
- the tsaD gene encoding tRNA (adenosine(37)-N6)-threonylcarbamoyltransferase complex transferase subunit TsaD, whose product MKKKLIIIGIESTCDDTAVSIINNREVLSNVIIRQKIHKKYGGVVPELASRFHDKNLILAVNKAISLSRIDRYEIDAVSFSLGPGLIGSLLVGSSFAKSFSMGLKIPLLTVNHVQAHILVHFIQNSNINNSFPKFPFLCLMISGGHTQIIKVNDFFKMEILGSTLDDSVGDAFDKIARMFGLYYPGGPLLDHFSKSGCSKKFIFSKPSVNELDFSFSGFKSHILQFVKNKSKKDSLFIKKNLADLCASVQKTISEILLEKIQKATIKTGIFRVVLAGGVSANNEIRRDFLLFAKKNKKWEIFIPKKKYATDNGAMIAITGLLKYKKNFFDSINVTPYSKFKKF is encoded by the coding sequence ATGAAAAAAAAACTTATTATTATTGGAATAGAGTCCACATGTGATGATACCGCTGTTTCTATAATTAATAATAGAGAAGTGTTATCTAATGTTATCATACGTCAAAAAATTCATAAAAAATATGGAGGGGTAGTTCCTGAATTAGCTTCAAGATTTCATGATAAAAATCTTATTTTAGCTGTAAATAAAGCTATATCCTTATCAAGGATAGATAGATATGAAATTGATGCTGTATCTTTTTCTTTAGGTCCAGGACTAATAGGATCTTTATTAGTAGGTTCTTCTTTTGCGAAATCTTTTTCAATGGGATTAAAAATTCCTCTACTAACTGTAAATCATGTACAAGCACATATTCTTGTCCATTTTATACAAAATTCGAATATCAATAATTCTTTTCCAAAATTTCCTTTTTTATGTTTAATGATTAGCGGTGGACATACCCAAATAATAAAAGTAAATGATTTTTTTAAAATGGAAATACTAGGATCTACCTTAGACGATTCTGTAGGAGATGCTTTTGATAAGATAGCTAGAATGTTTGGTCTCTATTATCCTGGAGGTCCTCTATTAGATCATTTTTCTAAAAGTGGATGTTCCAAAAAATTTATTTTCTCAAAACCATCCGTGAATGAATTAGATTTTAGTTTTAGTGGATTTAAAAGCCATATTTTACAATTTGTCAAGAATAAATCAAAAAAGGATTCCCTTTTCATTAAAAAAAATTTAGCAGATTTATGTGCTTCTGTGCAAAAAACTATATCAGAAATACTTTTGGAAAAAATACAGAAAGCTACTATAAAGACCGGAATTTTCAGAGTTGTTTTAGCAGGAGGAGTTTCCGCTAATAATGAAATTAGACGTGATTTTCTCCTTTTTGCAAAAAAAAATAAAAAATGGGAAATTTTTATTCCAAAAAAAAAATATGCAACAGATAATGGAGCTATGATAGCTATAACAGGACTACTTAAATACAAAAAAAATTTTTTTGATTCTATAAATGTTACTCCATATTCAAAATTTAAAAAATTCTAA
- a CDS encoding HDIG domain-containing metalloprotein, producing MSKLLLRIDLYKNITDKILILLISILALTFFFPKKDIVFIFEYYIPVSYKKDSKKNFLYEKTKSITKTKHFIEKGKKNNIIDEYKFRTCSFFKNENESRIWNKKKYYGLIIGYFLMISIILKILYLFYFQSKIFKNNRKINFLIINILLISLITILTIIYHSKTLYLIPFCIFPISIRAFFNINLSLLIHLITILLLSLITPNSSEFIFLQVITGFLVMLTRKNLYKVTYLFFSVGKITITYIITFCSLTLIRKGSLENISLYTFSLFFFSGILTLFVHPLIFFFEKLLNITSDISLLEFSDINTPILRLLSQKAPGTLQHVLTVANIAEEAAVSIGANSLLVRIGAIYHDIGKIKNSIFFTENQYNILNPHENISPKESAKIILDHVPIGIELAKKYQLPNLIMDFIRTHHGNRIVHFFYEKQKKIYPNIIVDEKEFQYSGPKPFSKETAIVMICDSVEAASKSIKNPSNKDLENVVENIINKQKKENQFSNANITLKEIEKIKKVLKKKLINIYHTRIEYPI from the coding sequence ATGTCTAAATTATTATTAAGGATTGATTTATATAAAAATATTACAGATAAGATTTTGATCTTACTTATTTCTATCTTAGCCTTGACCTTTTTTTTTCCAAAAAAAGATATAGTATTCATTTTTGAATACTATATCCCAGTTTCATATAAAAAAGATTCTAAAAAAAATTTTTTATATGAAAAAACAAAATCTATTACTAAAACTAAACATTTTATTGAAAAAGGGAAAAAGAATAATATTATAGATGAATATAAATTTCGAACATGTTCTTTTTTTAAGAACGAAAATGAATCTAGAATATGGAATAAAAAAAAGTATTATGGTTTAATTATAGGATATTTTTTAATGATAAGCATAATATTGAAGATATTATATCTTTTTTATTTCCAAAGCAAAATATTTAAAAATAATAGAAAAATAAATTTCTTAATAATCAATATCTTGTTGATATCTTTAATAACAATCTTAACTATAATATATCATTCTAAAACATTATATTTAATTCCATTTTGTATTTTTCCTATAAGTATTCGTGCCTTTTTTAATATAAATTTAAGTCTTCTTATCCATTTAATAACAATTTTATTATTATCTTTAATTACACCAAATAGCTCCGAATTTATTTTTCTTCAGGTTATTACAGGTTTTTTAGTAATGCTAACAAGAAAGAACCTTTATAAGGTAACTTATTTATTTTTTTCAGTAGGGAAAATAACTATTACTTATATCATTACTTTTTGCTCACTCACTTTAATTCGTAAAGGATCCTTAGAAAATATTTCCTTATATACTTTTTCTCTATTTTTTTTTAGTGGGATATTAACTTTATTTGTTCATCCATTAATATTTTTTTTTGAAAAATTGTTAAATATTACTTCAGATATTTCATTATTAGAATTTTCCGATATAAATACCCCAATACTAAGATTACTATCTCAAAAAGCTCCAGGAACTTTACAACATGTTTTAACTGTAGCAAATATAGCAGAAGAAGCGGCCGTTTCTATTGGTGCTAACTCTTTGTTAGTAAGAATAGGAGCTATTTATCATGATATTGGAAAAATTAAAAATTCTATATTTTTTACTGAAAATCAGTATAACATACTTAATCCTCACGAAAATATAAGTCCAAAAGAAAGTGCTAAAATTATTTTGGACCATGTCCCAATTGGAATTGAATTAGCTAAAAAATATCAATTGCCTAATCTCATTATGGATTTTATACGAACACATCATGGAAATCGTATTGTTCATTTTTTTTATGAAAAACAAAAAAAAATATATCCAAATATAATAGTAGATGAAAAAGAATTTCAATATTCTGGACCTAAACCATTTTCTAAAGAAACCGCTATTGTTATGATTTGTGATTCTGTAGAGGCCGCTTCCAAAAGTATAAAAAATCCATCTAACAAAGATCTAGAAAATGTAGTAGAAAATATTATTAATAAACAAAAAAAAGAAAATCAATTTTCTAATGCAAATATTACTTTAAAAGAAATAGAAAAAATAAAAAAAGTTCTTAAAAAAAAATTAATAAATATTTATCATACTAGAATTGAATACCCTATTTAA
- a CDS encoding translocation/assembly module TamB domain-containing protein, translating into MEKVKENIGSKKIYVKNITFNILKKEFYLHDVSIIDHHEFSFIHFSKCKISINNLFQYILINSKYLDIGNLIIDNPKIFVKKYFKEKENNLFYLLKEFIIKKNLSKNPIGIITCSNLKVKNACLTYENINSKKNYRNNFSTYIKDIKIDNKIKATIFFLKLNGWIKRKNYRIKNFFCRFTYHPSKLKIHNFFIKTNNSFLKGKFLFYSEYENPFFYEKNRNIQGEIFEGSKLGIDLMELFFSTKKWSSNSMFFIQGIINGKLNKKLFFSKILIKNVYGNKIFSEKINIFYFRNKWKEIQFLKTILKISPHEIQKFILSNFHSKFNFIKNYSKSCIYRGNILIKKRFLKLNGHIQYNNIRANIYTGISINDKNIQYTGKILTEKKNIFLLKLPKISFFSSFPSDLWIFKFKGIYNNFFLKKNVKNDFHNFFTTLFFSNYESKINFNRKENSYFQEFSINIAKYKNENRFFIKIFSHENKFFKKMSINISDIIIGHIYGHFGWNNLLKSLKDELYCLITKKKIENNYLEKQNAYFNLLINKSFYKFFNQQRKMKIQSDNIQLSGLLKNRKLKISFFTKKFQLNEIFIKNISIKVNSFLREKIKLSLEKMFFKNFIFKNIDLSILDRDHSLFIYSNFFFNFQKKEVKKQTFNLIFQKINDPYKKCKENNFLIFFILSSKLNINGYDWFIINHMNNNIGKIKIDLLNRRFTINNLVLSSTLKEKEKKIIVINSYFIENNYNKFQFILKNIELKRIIPRKNIMIDGTTNGFCILQIGKNKIELNKINIKINNILIEKKVLGDFYIYSFPDKKNYKINGILKKGSSEILFLSGNINSELQKKLNLDLNVNIHNFNIRDVSFFWKKINSEARGIIVGNIQIKGSLDNLHYFGKLEIKKFGIKINSINTDYEMINTTYIDLIHNSFILNPSSFIDTKYHTKGYINGHLLHNNFFQWNLNLSINTKNLLVLNTNKKRNTFFFGKIFSNGKIKIIKKDKSVKIYMKKGNILSSSHLYINPKGLKYKKNNFIDFVSPNNKHFNKNDIQKNEIKKIENDNKENFFSLNIKTSINKNTKVSILLDNNLENFIELKGKGSLFLKKDPDTNIQTSGKYFVIDGFYHFSNQKKIPIFKLKKRFKIKSGGLITWTNNFDHSNINLIAYYTRYVSNVIDYLDIQNHSSTYNPIIFTKLKMNIYGDIKKPNLNLDILFPNSNEEIQKKLFKKLNSYEEKNIQFFSILTLGKFFLKDFLKKNFLSSFIYDFFLKQIGNLLSESNPSLNVNFDFIKKREKNKYRSLLSSIYYEINDRISIRSNIELLLKKMKKEKRSLFSIGEIQLDLDLHSTKNSHLKFTIFSRPNDNFLLSKKKNTINHDIYPLYGSGIVYKISSDDLWKKIYEFFFHKKKLYKNNKKYIEK; encoded by the coding sequence TTGGAAAAAGTAAAGGAGAATATTGGTAGTAAAAAAATTTATGTAAAAAATATAACTTTTAATATTCTTAAAAAAGAATTTTATTTACATGATGTAAGTATCATAGATCATCACGAATTTTCTTTTATTCATTTTTCCAAATGTAAAATTTCTATTAATAATTTATTTCAATATATTTTAATCAATTCAAAATATTTAGATATAGGAAATTTAATTATTGATAATCCAAAAATATTTGTTAAAAAATACTTTAAGGAAAAAGAAAATAATTTATTTTATCTATTAAAAGAATTTATAATAAAAAAGAATTTGAGTAAAAATCCTATTGGAATTATTACTTGTTCTAATTTGAAAGTAAAAAACGCTTGTTTAACATACGAAAATATAAATTCTAAAAAAAATTATAGAAATAATTTTTCTACTTATATAAAGGATATTAAAATTGATAATAAAATAAAAGCCACCATATTTTTTTTAAAATTAAATGGATGGATAAAAAGAAAAAATTATAGAATTAAAAATTTTTTCTGCCGTTTTACATATCATCCTTCGAAATTAAAAATTCATAATTTTTTTATAAAAACAAATAATAGTTTTCTGAAAGGAAAATTTCTATTCTATAGTGAATACGAAAATCCGTTTTTTTACGAAAAAAATAGAAATATACAAGGGGAAATTTTTGAAGGATCTAAATTAGGGATAGATTTAATGGAACTATTTTTTTCTACTAAAAAATGGTCTTCCAATTCTATGTTTTTCATTCAAGGTATTATAAATGGTAAGTTAAATAAAAAACTTTTTTTTTCTAAAATTTTGATAAAAAATGTTTATGGAAATAAGATTTTTTCAGAAAAAATTAATATTTTCTATTTTAGAAATAAATGGAAAGAAATTCAATTTTTAAAAACCATTCTTAAAATTTCACCTCATGAAATACAAAAATTCATTTTATCAAATTTTCATTCAAAATTTAATTTTATAAAAAATTATTCTAAAAGTTGTATTTATAGAGGAAATATACTTATAAAAAAAAGGTTTTTAAAACTAAATGGACATATTCAATATAATAATATTAGAGCAAATATATATACTGGTATTAGTATTAACGATAAAAATATACAGTATACAGGAAAAATTTTAACAGAAAAAAAAAATATTTTTTTATTAAAACTACCAAAAATATCATTTTTTAGTAGTTTTCCATCAGATTTATGGATTTTTAAATTTAAAGGAATTTATAACAATTTTTTTTTGAAAAAGAATGTTAAAAATGATTTTCACAACTTTTTTACTACTTTATTTTTTTCTAATTATGAATCAAAAATAAATTTTAATAGAAAAGAAAATTCATATTTTCAAGAATTTTCTATAAATATAGCTAAATATAAAAATGAAAATAGATTTTTTATAAAAATATTTTCACATGAAAATAAATTTTTTAAAAAAATGTCCATAAATATATCCGATATAATTATCGGTCATATTTATGGGCATTTTGGATGGAATAATTTATTAAAATCATTAAAGGATGAGTTATATTGTTTAATAACAAAGAAAAAAATAGAAAATAATTATTTAGAAAAACAAAATGCTTATTTTAATTTATTAATTAATAAATCTTTTTACAAATTTTTTAATCAACAAAGAAAAATGAAAATACAATCTGATAATATTCAATTATCAGGACTATTAAAAAATAGGAAACTAAAAATTAGTTTTTTTACCAAAAAATTTCAATTAAATGAAATTTTTATAAAAAATATTTCTATTAAGGTAAATTCTTTTTTAAGAGAAAAAATAAAACTATCTCTTGAAAAGATGTTTTTTAAAAATTTTATATTTAAAAATATAGATCTATCTATTTTAGATAGAGATCACTCTCTATTTATTTATTCCAATTTTTTTTTCAATTTCCAAAAAAAAGAAGTAAAAAAACAAACCTTTAATTTAATTTTTCAAAAAATTAATGATCCATATAAAAAATGTAAGGAAAATAATTTTCTTATTTTTTTTATTCTTTCTTCTAAACTAAATATAAATGGATATGATTGGTTCATTATTAATCATATGAATAATAATATTGGAAAAATAAAAATAGACTTATTAAATCGGAGGTTTACCATTAATAATCTTGTATTATCTTCAACTTTAAAAGAAAAAGAAAAAAAAATAATTGTTATAAATTCCTATTTTATTGAAAATAATTATAATAAATTCCAATTTATACTAAAAAATATAGAATTAAAAAGAATAATTCCAAGAAAAAATATAATGATTGATGGTACTACAAACGGTTTTTGTATTTTACAAATAGGAAAAAATAAAATTGAACTTAATAAAATAAATATAAAAATTAACAATATTTTAATTGAAAAAAAAGTTCTTGGAGATTTTTATATTTACTCTTTTCCAGATAAGAAAAATTATAAAATAAATGGAATTTTGAAAAAAGGATCTTCTGAAATTTTATTTTTATCTGGAAATATTAATAGTGAATTACAAAAAAAATTAAATCTTGATTTAAATGTAAATATTCATAATTTTAATATTAGAGATGTTTCCTTTTTTTGGAAAAAAATTAATAGTGAAGCAAGAGGAATTATTGTAGGGAATATTCAAATTAAAGGATCCTTAGATAATCTTCATTATTTTGGAAAATTAGAAATTAAAAAATTTGGAATAAAAATAAATTCCATAAATACAGATTATGAAATGATAAATACAACTTATATAGATCTTATTCATAATTCTTTTATTTTAAATCCATCTTCTTTTATAGATACAAAATACCATACAAAAGGTTATATAAATGGGCATCTATTACATAATAATTTTTTTCAATGGAATTTAAATTTATCTATAAATACAAAAAATTTACTTGTTTTAAATACAAATAAAAAACGTAATACCTTTTTCTTTGGAAAAATTTTTTCTAATGGAAAAATTAAAATAATAAAAAAAGATAAAAGTGTAAAAATTTACATGAAAAAAGGAAATATTTTAAGTTCTTCTCATTTATATATCAACCCAAAAGGATTAAAATATAAAAAAAATAATTTTATTGACTTTGTAAGTCCTAATAATAAACATTTTAATAAAAATGATATCCAAAAAAATGAAATAAAAAAAATAGAAAATGATAATAAAGAAAATTTTTTCTCTTTAAATATAAAAACATCTATAAATAAGAATACCAAAGTTTCAATATTATTAGATAATAATTTGGAAAATTTTATAGAACTAAAAGGAAAAGGTTCTTTATTTTTAAAAAAAGATCCAGATACAAATATCCAAACCAGTGGAAAATATTTTGTAATAGATGGATTTTATCATTTTTCCAATCAAAAAAAAATTCCAATTTTTAAATTAAAAAAGAGATTTAAAATAAAATCAGGTGGATTGATTACTTGGACAAATAATTTCGATCACTCAAATATTAATTTGATAGCATATTATACAAGATATGTATCTAATGTAATAGATTATTTAGATATCCAAAATCATTCAAGTACTTATAATCCCATAATATTTACAAAATTAAAAATGAATATTTATGGAGACATAAAAAAACCTAATCTAAATCTAGATATTCTATTTCCAAATAGTAATGAAGAAATCCAAAAAAAATTATTCAAAAAATTAAATTCTTATGAAGAAAAAAATATTCAATTTTTTTCTATTTTAACCTTAGGAAAATTCTTTTTAAAAGATTTTCTAAAAAAAAATTTTTTATCCTCTTTTATTTATGACTTTTTTTTAAAACAGATAGGAAATCTACTTTCAGAAAGTAATCCATCATTGAACGTTAATTTCGATTTTATAAAAAAAAGAGAAAAAAACAAATATAGAAGTCTACTTTCTTCAATATATTATGAGATTAATGATCGTATTTCTATAAGAAGTAATATAGAATTACTTCTAAAAAAAATGAAAAAAGAAAAAAGAAGTCTATTTAGTATAGGAGAAATTCAATTAGATTTAGATCTCCATAGTACTAAAAATAGCCACTTAAAATTCACCATTTTTTCTCGTCCAAATGATAACTTTCTTCTTTCTAAGAAAAAAAATACCATAAATCATGATATTTATCCACTTTATGGAAGTGGAATTGTTTACAAAATTTCATCAGATGATTTATGGAAAAAAATTTATGAATTTTTTTTCCATAAAAAAAAATTATACAAAAATAATAAAAAATATATTGAAAAATAA
- a CDS encoding Lrp/AsnC family transcriptional regulator, which produces MIPRYNTDEIDNTIVRNLNLNARTPYTEISKKISKEIKPLSVGTIHVRVKKLEEAGIIKGSTLIIGYESLGFNLIAFVGILSDSRESKLVKEKLKKIPNIVQLYITSGKYNLFCRIIARDPSDARDVISKIGEIKGVLRTESTICLEESINDENRLLSNILKQYKSS; this is translated from the coding sequence ATGATTCCAAGATATAATACAGATGAAATAGATAATACTATTGTCAGAAATCTGAATCTAAATGCTAGAACTCCATATACTGAAATAAGTAAAAAAATAAGTAAAGAAATTAAACCTTTATCTGTTGGAACTATTCATGTAAGAGTAAAAAAATTAGAAGAAGCTGGTATTATAAAAGGAAGTACATTAATAATAGGATATGAATCACTAGGTTTTAATCTAATAGCTTTTGTAGGAATATTATCTGATTCTCGTGAATCAAAATTAGTCAAAGAAAAATTAAAAAAAATTCCAAATATTGTACAATTATATATAACTTCCGGTAAATATAATCTTTTTTGTAGAATTATCGCTAGAGATCCTTCAGATGCTAGAGATGTTATTTCTAAAATTGGAGAAATTAAAGGAGTTCTTAGAACAGAATCTACAATTTGTTTAGAAGAAAGTATTAATGATGAAAATAGATTGCTTTCTAATATATTGAAACAATATAAATCTTCTTAA
- the gcvP gene encoding aminomethyl-transferring glycine dehydrogenase → MSEDFFIKKFYSRHIGPSCEEIHEMLKILKYKSIKDLINNTIPKEIRLKKRLNLPNSISEYQYLNHIYRISKKNKIYRSYIGLGYKNTITPAVIQRNILENPSWYTPYTPYQSEISQGRLEALINFQTMISDLTGMKISNASMLDEGTAIADAMLMIYKESLKKKQIRKNFSYFFVSDEVFPQTFSILKTRCYGLGINLIKDFHGKLHEYKKEKIFGLLLSYPSPSGEIYDYLETVKYAKKKDISVIVSTDLLSLTLLKPPGEWGADVVVGSTQSFGLPMGYGGPHAAFFSTSERYKRFLPGRIIGESMDRKNKKAFRMALQTREQHIKREKATSNICTSQVLPAIMASMYALYHGPNGLKKIAENIHENTKKLEYLLNNTIGNSIIQMNTFYFDTLRIKIKNSDFFFLEKLKKIAERRKTNFRYVDKDSLTITLDETTCKKDIYHIVSIFHEVSKKKNRKFFIEKEKYKIPNFLKRTSNFLGHPIFHKFHSENELMRYIKRLEKKDLSLNHSMIPLGSCTMKLNPSAGLFSLSQYEWRNVHPFSPNNQTKGYQFIIKNLEKYLKEITGFSGVSLQPNSGAQGEYAGLMVIKSYHNSLQENKRNVALIPTSSHGTNPSSASIAGMKVILIFTKKDGSIDQNDLLKKVKENKDLLSVLMITYPSTHGVYESNIKSIIDLIHEYGGLVYMDGANMNAQIGLIKPAEIGIDVCHINLHKTFSIPHGGGGPGMGPICVAPHLKPFLPNHPFQKNSNQKKELTISSSPYGSSLILTISYAYIRMLGPDGLKKCTEISILNANYIKNKLKNYYKILYVGNKNTVAHEFIIDCRVFKSIGIEVIDIAKRMMDYGFHAPTISFPVEGCMMIEPTESESKEELDRFIETLIKIREEINEIEDGLFTKKENVLKNAPHSLDLLTGNDWIYPYTREKAAYPLNWVKERKFWPSIDRIDDGYGDRNLICRCT, encoded by the coding sequence ATGAGTGAGGATTTTTTTATAAAAAAATTCTATTCCAGACATATAGGGCCTTCTTGTGAAGAAATTCACGAAATGTTGAAAATATTAAAATACAAATCCATAAAAGATTTAATAAATAATACTATTCCAAAAGAAATACGTTTAAAAAAACGATTAAATCTTCCAAATTCTATTTCTGAATATCAATATTTAAATCATATTTATAGAATTAGTAAAAAAAATAAAATTTATCGTTCTTATATAGGATTAGGGTATAAAAATACTATAACTCCAGCTGTAATTCAAAGAAATATTTTAGAAAATCCAAGTTGGTACACCCCTTACACACCTTATCAATCTGAAATATCTCAAGGACGTTTAGAAGCTTTAATTAATTTTCAGACTATGATTTCAGATCTTACTGGAATGAAAATTAGTAACGCTTCTATGTTAGATGAAGGAACAGCTATAGCTGATGCTATGTTAATGATTTATAAGGAAAGTTTAAAAAAAAAACAGATAAGAAAAAATTTTTCCTATTTTTTTGTTTCAGATGAAGTTTTTCCACAGACATTTTCCATCCTAAAAACAAGATGTTACGGTTTAGGAATAAATTTAATTAAAGATTTTCATGGAAAATTACACGAATATAAAAAAGAAAAAATATTTGGATTATTACTTTCTTATCCTTCTCCTTCAGGAGAAATATATGACTACCTTGAAACAGTAAAATATGCAAAAAAGAAAGATATCTCAGTAATAGTATCCACTGATTTATTATCCCTAACTTTGTTAAAACCTCCTGGAGAGTGGGGTGCAGATGTGGTGGTAGGATCTACTCAGTCTTTTGGTCTACCTATGGGTTATGGAGGCCCTCATGCCGCTTTTTTTTCTACTTCTGAAAGATATAAACGTTTTCTTCCAGGAAGAATTATTGGTGAATCAATGGATAGAAAAAATAAAAAAGCATTTCGTATGGCTTTACAAACAAGAGAACAACATATAAAAAGAGAAAAAGCCACTTCTAATATTTGTACCTCACAAGTACTACCTGCTATAATGGCATCTATGTATGCTTTATATCATGGTCCAAATGGTTTAAAAAAAATAGCAGAAAATATTCATGAAAATACTAAAAAATTAGAATATTTATTGAATAATACTATTGGGAATAGTATTATTCAAATGAATACATTTTATTTTGATACTCTTAGAATAAAAATAAAAAATTCAGATTTTTTTTTCTTGGAAAAATTAAAAAAAATAGCTGAACGTAGAAAAACTAATTTCCGATATGTAGATAAAGATTCTTTAACAATTACTTTAGACGAAACAACTTGTAAAAAAGATATTTACCATATTGTTTCTATTTTTCATGAAGTTAGTAAGAAAAAAAACAGAAAATTTTTTATTGAAAAAGAAAAGTATAAAATTCCAAATTTTTTAAAAAGAACATCTAATTTTTTAGGACATCCAATTTTTCATAAGTTTCATTCAGAAAATGAACTTATGCGTTATATTAAAAGATTAGAAAAAAAGGATCTTTCTTTAAATCATTCTATGATTCCGTTAGGATCATGTACTATGAAACTAAATCCCTCTGCAGGATTGTTCTCTTTGAGCCAATATGAGTGGAGAAATGTTCATCCTTTTTCTCCTAATAATCAGACAAAAGGATATCAATTTATTATTAAAAACTTGGAAAAATATCTGAAAGAAATAACGGGATTTTCTGGAGTTTCTTTACAACCAAATTCTGGGGCTCAAGGAGAGTATGCTGGACTTATGGTAATAAAATCTTATCATAATTCTTTACAAGAAAATAAAAGAAATGTAGCCTTAATCCCTACTTCATCACATGGAACTAATCCTTCTTCAGCAAGTATAGCTGGAATGAAAGTTATTTTAATTTTTACTAAAAAAGACGGATCTATCGATCAAAATGATTTGTTAAAAAAAGTAAAAGAGAATAAAGATTTATTATCTGTATTAATGATAACTTATCCTTCTACTCATGGAGTATATGAATCAAATATAAAATCTATAATAGATCTCATTCATGAGTATGGAGGATTAGTTTATATGGATGGAGCAAATATGAATGCGCAAATAGGACTAATTAAACCAGCAGAAATTGGAATAGATGTATGTCATATAAATCTACATAAAACTTTTTCTATTCCTCATGGAGGTGGAGGACCTGGAATGGGTCCTATTTGTGTAGCCCCTCATTTAAAACCATTTCTTCCTAATCATCCTTTTCAAAAAAATTCAAACCAAAAAAAAGAATTGACCATTTCCTCTTCTCCATACGGCTCTTCTTTAATTTTAACAATTTCTTATGCATATATTCGTATGTTGGGTCCAGATGGATTGAAAAAGTGTACTGAAATATCTATATTAAATGCTAATTATATAAAGAATAAATTAAAAAATTATTATAAAATATTATATGTTGGGAACAAAAATACAGTAGCACACGAATTTATCATAGATTGCAGAGTTTTTAAAAGTATTGGAATAGAAGTTATCGATATAGCAAAAAGAATGATGGATTATGGATTCCATGCTCCTACTATATCTTTTCCTGTAGAAGGATGTATGATGATAGAACCTACAGAAAGTGAATCTAAAGAAGAATTAGACCGTTTTATTGAAACACTTATAAAAATACGTGAAGAAATTAACGAAATAGAAGACGGTCTATTTACAAAAAAAGAAAATGTATTAAAAAATGCACCTCATAGTTTAGATTTATTAACAGGAAACGATTGGATATACCCTTATACTAGGGAAAAAGCGGCTTATCCATTGAATTGGGTGAAAGAAAGAAAATTTTGGCCATCAATCGATCGAATTGATGATGGATATGGAGATAGAAATCTAATTTGTAGATGCACTTAA